A genomic segment from Juglans regia cultivar Chandler chromosome 14, Walnut 2.0, whole genome shotgun sequence encodes:
- the LOC108989663 gene encoding enoyl-[acyl-carrier-protein] reductase, mitochondrial — translation MASLRSVALKAVSGESWSHIVPRARALIRVRAFSATMSPPSKAVVYDHHGPPDSVTRVIELPPVQVKENDVCVKMLAAPINPSDINRIEGVYPVRPQVPAIGGYEGVGEVHSVGSAVKGLSPGDWVIPSPPSSGTWQTYIVKDQSIWHKVIKDSPIEYAATITVNPLTALRMLEDFITLKSGDSIVQNGATSIVGQCIIQLARYRGIHSINIIRDRAGSDEVKEKLKIFGADEVFTESQLEVKNVKELLANLPEPVLGFNCVGGNAASLVLKFLRHGGTMVTYGGMSKKPITVSTSSFIFKDLSLRGFWLQRWMSADKAKECRSMVDYLLNLAREGKLKYEMELVPFENFHSALDKALGKLGSQPKQVLTF, via the exons atGGCGTCGTTGCGATCAGTGGCTCTGAAAGCTGTGAGTGGAGAATCATGGTCCCACATTGTTCCGCGGGCCCGAGCCCTAATAAGAGTGCGAGCTTTCTCGGCCACCATGTCACCTCCATCCAAGGCCGTTGTCTACGATCACCACGGTCCACCAGATTCTGTCACCAG AGTGATAGAGCTGCCGCCTGTACAAGTGAAAGAGAACGATGTGTGCGTGAAAATGCTCGCTGCTCCTATCAATCCCTCCGATATCAATCGCATTGAAG GTGTGTACCCTGTGCGACCACAAGTGCCTGCAATTGGAGGATATGAAGGTGTTGGAGAAGTGCACTCGGTTGGCTCTGCTGTTAAGGGTCTCTCACCCGGTGATTGGGTCATCCCATCTCCACCCTCTTCCG GGACATGGCAGACCTACATTGTGAAAGATCAGAGTATTTGGCACAAAGTTATTAAGGATTCACCTATAGAATATGCTGCTACAATTACTGTTAATCCTTTGACTGCTCTTAGGATGCTCGAAGACTTCATTACTTTAAAGTCAG GAGATTCTATTGTGCAAAATGGGGCTACGAGCATTGTGGGGCAGTGCATAATTCAGCTTGCACGATATCGTGGTAtccatagtataaatataatacgGGACAG GGCTGGATCAGATGAAGTAAAAGAAAAGCTAAAAATTTTTGGTGCCGATGAAGTTTTTACTGAGAGTCAACTGGAAGTGAAGAATGTCAAAGAGCTTCTG GCTAATCTACCTGAACCCGTTTTGGGATTTAATTGTGTTGGCGGAAATGCTGCTTCTTTGGTTCTTAAATTCTTGAG GCATGGAGGAACTATGGTAACTTATGGTGGAATGTCTAAGAAACCTATTACTGTATCCACCTCATCTTTCATCTTTAAA GACCTTTCGTTGAGGGGATTCTGGCTACAGAGATGGATGAGTGCGGATAAAGCAAAAGAGTGCAGAAGTATGGTAGATTACCTGCTGAACCTAGCACGAGAAGGGAAGTTAAAATATGA GATGGAACTGGTTCCGTTTGAGAATTTTCACAGTGCATTGGATAAGGCACTTGGAAAACTAGGGAGCCAACCGAAACAGGTCCTCACATTCTAG
- the LOC108989603 gene encoding uncharacterized protein YKR070W isoform X1, translating into MGSFAILRRASQSQRSNTKQLPSLFFSLFFSRSISQLSSQSQWPSFGIAFDIDGVVLREDTPIGGSPPALRRLYDDSGYLKIPYVFLTNGGGFRESKRAFQLSELLGVNILSSQVLQGHSPFKQLVDRYENEFIVAVGKGEPAAVMFEYGFKNVLSIDEYASFFEDIDPLAKYKKWTTKLAANQSSTFNKITQTKSLYSQRVQAAFIVSDSVDWSRDIQVLCDILRTGGLPGREIGHQPPLYFAHDDLKYQATFPSERFGMGAFRIALESIFNRIHPNALEYTSFGKPNPFVFRNAETVLKQLLSSLDHKLHVDHAIDENHFKTVYMVGDNPSVDIKGAKQAGHPWFSILTRTGVFKGKENDADFPADLVVDTVEEAVDYILRKEHIS; encoded by the exons ATGGGAAGCTTTGCAATACTCAGAAGGGCTTCGCAATCCCAGCGCTCAAACACAAAGCAATTGCCCTCGCTTTTCTTCTCCCTATTTTTCTCTCGCTCAATCTCTCAGCTTTCCTCACAATCTCAATG GCCTTCTTTTGGTATCGCGTTCGATATCGATGGCGTCGTTCTGCGCGAAGACACGCCGATCGGAGGCTCCCCCCCGGCTCTGAGAAGGTTATATGATGACTCTG GTTATTTGAAGATTCCTTACGTTTTCTTGACAAATG GAGGTGGTTTTCGTGAATCGAAAAGAGCCTTCCAGTTAAGTGAACTGTTGGGTGTAAACATTTTATCCTCACAG GTATTACAAGGTCATTCTCCTTTTAAACAACTAGTGGATAG ATATGAGAATGAATTCATTGTTGCTGTGGGAAAAGGTGAACCTGCTGCAGTGATGTTTGAATATGGGTTTAA aaatgtGCTCTCTATAGATGAATATGCATCCTTCTTTGAAGACATTGATCCGTTggcaaaatataagaaatggaCAACTAAGTTGGCTGCCAATCAGAGTAGCACTTTTAACAAGATAACTCAAACAAAGAGTCTTTACTCACAGAGGGTTCAGGCCGCATTTATTGTTAGTGATTCTGTAGACTGGAGCAGAGACATTCAG GTTCTATGTGACATTTTAAGAACCGGAGGTCTTCCTGGAAGGGAAATTGGACACCAACCACCTCTATATTTTGCGCATGATGACCTTAAGTATCAG GCTACTTTTCCTTCAGAGCGATTTGGCATGGGAGCTTTCAGAATTGCATTAGAATCCATTTTCAATAG AATCCACCCTAACGCTCTAGAGTATACGTCTTTTGGGAAGCCAAATCCATTTGTATTTAGGAATGCTGAAACTGTACTAAAGCAGCTTCTGTCATCTCTTGACCATAAGCTTCATGTTGATCATGCAATTGATGAAAATCATTTCAAGACAGTATATATGGTTGGAGATAATCCTTCAGTTGACATCAAAGGTGCAAAGCAG GCAGGGCATCCCTGGTTTTCCATTCTGACGAGGACAGGGGTTTTTaagggaaaggaaaatgatgcTGATTTTCCTGCAGATCTG GTTGTTGACACCGTGGAAGAAGCGGTGGACTATATACTGAGAAAGGAACACATCTCGTAA
- the LOC108989603 gene encoding uncharacterized protein YKR070W isoform X2 encodes MVLQGHSPFKQLVDRYENEFIVAVGKGEPAAVMFEYGFKNVLSIDEYASFFEDIDPLAKYKKWTTKLAANQSSTFNKITQTKSLYSQRVQAAFIVSDSVDWSRDIQVLCDILRTGGLPGREIGHQPPLYFAHDDLKYQATFPSERFGMGAFRIALESIFNRIHPNALEYTSFGKPNPFVFRNAETVLKQLLSSLDHKLHVDHAIDENHFKTVYMVGDNPSVDIKGAKQAGHPWFSILTRTGVFKGKENDADFPADLVVDTVEEAVDYILRKEHIS; translated from the exons ATG GTATTACAAGGTCATTCTCCTTTTAAACAACTAGTGGATAG ATATGAGAATGAATTCATTGTTGCTGTGGGAAAAGGTGAACCTGCTGCAGTGATGTTTGAATATGGGTTTAA aaatgtGCTCTCTATAGATGAATATGCATCCTTCTTTGAAGACATTGATCCGTTggcaaaatataagaaatggaCAACTAAGTTGGCTGCCAATCAGAGTAGCACTTTTAACAAGATAACTCAAACAAAGAGTCTTTACTCACAGAGGGTTCAGGCCGCATTTATTGTTAGTGATTCTGTAGACTGGAGCAGAGACATTCAG GTTCTATGTGACATTTTAAGAACCGGAGGTCTTCCTGGAAGGGAAATTGGACACCAACCACCTCTATATTTTGCGCATGATGACCTTAAGTATCAG GCTACTTTTCCTTCAGAGCGATTTGGCATGGGAGCTTTCAGAATTGCATTAGAATCCATTTTCAATAG AATCCACCCTAACGCTCTAGAGTATACGTCTTTTGGGAAGCCAAATCCATTTGTATTTAGGAATGCTGAAACTGTACTAAAGCAGCTTCTGTCATCTCTTGACCATAAGCTTCATGTTGATCATGCAATTGATGAAAATCATTTCAAGACAGTATATATGGTTGGAGATAATCCTTCAGTTGACATCAAAGGTGCAAAGCAG GCAGGGCATCCCTGGTTTTCCATTCTGACGAGGACAGGGGTTTTTaagggaaaggaaaatgatgcTGATTTTCCTGCAGATCTG GTTGTTGACACCGTGGAAGAAGCGGTGGACTATATACTGAGAAAGGAACACATCTCGTAA
- the LOC109013781 gene encoding uncharacterized protein LOC109013781: MRYYLIDGIYPKWPKFLKIIPSPQGNKKKYFAATHESTRKDIKNAFGILQQHFAIVHGLAQMFKIINLTNIMKACIILQNMIIEDECDDNGVPKFKYEQLDKDLPELSRNPATKLIEFIQRYHALEILWLIITSN; the protein is encoded by the coding sequence ATGCGGTACTATCTTATCGATGGTATCTATCCAAAATGGCCAAAATTTCTAAAGATAATCCCATCTCCACAAgggaacaaaaagaaatattttgctGCAACACATGAATCAACAAGAAAGGATATAAAGAATGCATTTGGGATCCTTCAACAACACTTTGCAATCGTTCATGGACTTGCTCAAATGTTCAAAATCATTAATCTAACAAACATAATGAAAGCATGCATAATTCTTCAGAACATGATCATTGAAGATGAGTGTGATGATAATGGGGTTCCCAAGTTCAAGTATGAACAACTTGATAAGGATCTGCCTGAATTGTCACGCAATCCTGCAACTAAACTCATAGAGTTCATTCAACGTTACCATGCATTAGAGATACTTTGGCTCATTATTACTTCCAATTAG
- the LOC108989656 gene encoding probable serine/threonine-protein kinase PBL5, giving the protein MGCFRCTGESSKNSEHKNKTRSNKKSKPGDRTASGALKVNPNVDVKESDVKKELEYKDNQLALDVKGLNLKEISKDGKTIGDLAQQTLTFDELAAATGNFRSDCFLGEGGFGKVYKGHLDKINQDVAIKQLDRNGCQGIREFVVEVLTLSPVDHPNLVKLIGFCAEGDQRLLVYEYMPLGSLENHLHDLPPDRKVIDWNTRMKIAAGAARGLEYLHDKMKPAVIYRDLKCSNILLGEGYHPKLSDFGLAKVGPSGDKTHVSTRVMGTYGYCAPDYAMTGQLTVKSDIYSFGVVLLELITGRKAIDPAKTAREQNLVAWARPLFKDRKRFSQMVDPLLQGQYPVRGLYQALAISAMCVQEQPNMRPVIGDVVTALNYLASQKYDPQIHHVQNSRTRPSSPNVRRDTDKRRVAGTGPEGENE; this is encoded by the exons ATGGGTTGCTTTCGCTGCACAGGGGAATCAAGCAAAAACTCGGAGCATAAGAACAAAACTCGTAGTAACAAGAAGAGTAAGCCCGGCGATCGAACCGCTTCAG GTGCATTGAAAGTCAACCCAAACGTGGATGTAAAGGAGTCTGATGTGAAAAAGGAATTAGAGTATAAGGATAACCAACTAGCTTTGGATGTAAAGGGTTTAAATTTGAAGGAGATTTCAAAGGATGGAAAAACTATTGGCGATCTAGCACAGCAGACATTAACCTTTGACGAACTAGCAGCTGCAACTGGCAATTTCCGGTCAGACTGCTTTCTAGGCGAAGGAGGTTTTGGAAAAGTTTACAAGGGGCACTTGGACAAAATCAATCAG GATGTAGCTATCAAGCAACTTGACCGCAATGGATGCCAAGGTATCAGGGAATTCGTTGTTGAAGTTTTGACATTAAGTCCAGTTGACCACCCCAATCTTGTCAAATTAATTGGTTTTTGTGCTGAGGGAGATCAGAGGCTATTGGTTTACGAGTACATGCCGTTAGGATCTTTGGAAAACCATTTGCATG ATCTACCACCTGATAGGAAAGTAATTGATTGGAATACAAGAATGAAAATAGCAGCTGGTGCAGCAAGGGGCTTGGAGTATTTGCACGATAAAATGAAACCTGCTGTTATATACCGTGATCTGAAGTGCTCGAACATTTTGCTTGGTGAAGGTTATCACCCAAAGCTATCTGATTTTGGATTGGCCAAAGTTGGGCCGAGTGGCGATAAGACCCATGTTTCCACAAGGGTTATGGGCACATATGGATACTGTGCACCGGATTATGCAATGACAGGCCAGTTGACAGTTAAATCAGATATTTACAGTTTTGGGGTTGTTCTTTTGGAGCTCATCACAGGCAGGAAAGCAATTGATCCTGCCAAAACTGCTAGGGAGCAAAATCTGGTTGCATGG GCACGGCCTTTGTTCAAAGATCGGAAGAGATTCTCACAAATGGTTGATCCGCTGCTTCAAGGTCAATATCCTGTGAGAGGTTTGTACCAAGCTCTTGCAATTTCTGCAATGTGCGTGCAGGAGCAGCCTAACATGCGACCCGTCATAGGTGATGTGGTTACGGCTCTTAATTACCTTGCTTCCCAAAAGTATGATCCCCAAATCCATCATGTCCAAAACTCTCGGACGCGTCCATCATCTCCTAATGTTAGAAGGGACACTGATAAAAGACGAGTTGCAGGAACTGGACCGGAGGGAGAGAATGAGTAG